In one Campylobacter insulaenigrae NCTC 12927 genomic region, the following are encoded:
- the hemA gene encoding glutamyl-tRNA reductase, which translates to MHYYCISFTHKNTDIATREKLSFSNDDKKREFLRLIHSNNKILESLLLSTCNRVEIFIFLADSEGIHEFVLNSLCLLCDVNKEELNLKADFYEDSGAIHHLFSVASSLDSLVVGETQIAGQLKDAYKFSLQEQRCGVNITRAVHYAFKCAANVRNQTEISKNPISVASVAVSKAKELINLENKTAVVIGAGEMSELACKHLINAKAKVLILNRDLEKAKKLSEQLGSNVNFESIANLKEILNTYEIFFSATNAPHAIIIDELLEEKNYTRYFFDIAVPRDIDLKTSDKIVVYAVDDLEEVVRKNLTLREHQAQIAYSIVGNMTNDFFKYLSKLATLPLVKQLRLQAKEIAHKELQKAINKGYLKSSNHQEAQKLINQVLNAFLHHPSVNLKKLSGTMQNDAVINSMRYVFDLKNENLEGLNHYKCEFSLENQNEI; encoded by the coding sequence ATGCATTATTATTGCATAAGTTTTACTCACAAAAATACAGATATTGCAACTAGAGAAAAACTTTCTTTTTCAAATGATGATAAAAAAAGAGAATTTTTACGATTAATACACTCAAATAATAAAATTTTAGAAAGTTTATTGCTTAGTACCTGTAATAGAGTAGAAATTTTTATTTTTTTAGCAGATAGTGAAGGAATTCATGAATTTGTTTTAAATTCACTTTGTTTATTATGTGATGTAAATAAAGAAGAATTAAATTTAAAAGCCGATTTTTATGAGGATAGTGGAGCCATACACCATCTTTTTTCTGTAGCTAGTTCCTTAGATAGTTTAGTTGTAGGAGAAACTCAAATTGCAGGACAATTAAAAGATGCTTATAAATTTTCTTTACAAGAGCAAAGATGTGGTGTTAATATAACTAGAGCGGTGCATTATGCTTTTAAATGTGCAGCGAATGTAAGAAATCAAACAGAAATTTCTAAAAATCCTATTTCAGTAGCTTCTGTGGCAGTATCCAAAGCGAAAGAATTAATAAATTTAGAAAACAAAACTGCTGTAGTAATAGGTGCAGGAGAAATGAGTGAGCTAGCTTGCAAACATTTAATAAATGCAAAAGCTAAAGTGCTAATTTTAAATAGAGATTTGGAAAAAGCTAAAAAATTATCCGAACAATTAGGTAGCAATGTTAATTTTGAAAGCATCGCAAATTTAAAAGAGATTTTAAATACTTATGAGATATTTTTTTCAGCGACCAATGCTCCGCATGCTATAATTATAGATGAGTTATTGGAAGAAAAAAACTATACAAGATACTTTTTTGATATAGCAGTGCCAAGAGATATTGATCTTAAAACAAGTGATAAAATAGTAGTTTATGCAGTAGATGATTTAGAAGAAGTAGTACGCAAAAATCTAACACTTAGAGAACATCAAGCACAAATTGCTTATTCCATAGTTGGAAATATGACTAATGATTTTTTTAAATATCTAAGTAAATTAGCAACCTTGCCATTGGTAAAACAATTACGTTTGCAAGCTAAAGAAATCGCACATAAAGAATTACAAAAAGCTATTAATAAAGGTTATTTAAAAAGTTCAAATCACCAAGAAGCACAAAAATTGATCAATCAGGTTTTAAATGCTTTTTTACATCATCCAAGTGTTAATTTAAAAAAATTAAGTGGAACTATGCAAAATGATGCAGTAATAAACTCTATGCGTTATGTATTTGATCTAAAAAATGAAAATTTAGAAGGATTAAATCACTATAAATGCGAATTTAGTTTGGAGAATCAAAATGAAATTTAG
- a CDS encoding polyprenyl synthetase family protein, which translates to MQEIDFYMHKFLSELSYEPIITMSQELKSGKKLRSKLLLKIAGKSQISYKICAIIELIHSASLLHDDVIDEANLRRGVKSINARFGAKNAIMLGDILYSKAFYELSTIDTNLAKIISDAVVKLSIGELMDVNLSQNFNIDKNKYLQMIYNKTAVLIEASARCGAILANLDEYDFAQYGKNLGLAFQIVDDMLDIQSDEKILGKPTMSDFKEGKTTLAYIYLYEKLNQNEKEILQSFFKKNLHQDEILWIKNKMQEYAVLDLVNLELKKYAHNALQSIEKYKIKDLEEIITNMIEREF; encoded by the coding sequence GTGCAAGAAATAGATTTTTATATGCACAAATTTTTATCTGAATTATCTTACGAGCCTATTATAACAATGTCTCAAGAACTAAAAAGTGGCAAAAAACTTCGTTCTAAATTACTTTTAAAAATAGCTGGAAAAAGTCAAATAAGTTATAAAATTTGCGCAATTATTGAATTAATTCATAGTGCTAGCTTATTACATGATGATGTGATTGATGAGGCTAATCTAAGAAGAGGGGTAAAATCAATCAATGCACGTTTTGGAGCAAAAAACGCCATCATGTTGGGTGATATTTTGTATTCTAAAGCTTTTTATGAGCTTTCTACAATCGATACTAACTTGGCAAAAATAATATCAGATGCTGTTGTGAAACTTTCTATTGGTGAATTAATGGATGTAAATTTATCTCAAAATTTCAATATTGATAAAAATAAATATCTACAAATGATTTATAATAAAACAGCAGTATTGATTGAAGCAAGTGCACGATGTGGAGCAATATTGGCAAATCTTGATGAATATGATTTTGCACAATATGGAAAAAATTTAGGTTTGGCTTTTCAGATAGTTGATGATATGCTTGATATACAAAGTGATGAAAAAATTTTAGGAAAACCTACTATGAGTGATTTTAAAGAAGGTAAAACTACTCTTGCTTATATATATCTTTATGAAAAACTTAATCAAAATGAGAAAGAAATTTTACAATCTTTTTTTAAAAAGAATTTGCATCAAGATGAAATTTTATGGATAAAAAATAAAATGCAAGAATATGCTGTTTTAGACTTAGTTAATTTGGAATTAAAAAAATATGCTCATAATGCTTTACAATCTATAGAAAAATATAAAATTAAAGATTTAGAAGAAATCATCACAAATATGATTGAAAGGGAATTTTAA
- a CDS encoding exporting protein: MKLRIYIALFLSFCLLKAEVFFDYTYKFTLKKDEKARVQIKELDYPDEIYFFDFSWTLFDQTNIIVHSKYKKYPRQFVMSLRRNLNWVDQTLVPDYTNPHIDRARLILEFTNYNKGEAIFSVYIEDKDKKLEVKFLDPRKPPLN; the protein is encoded by the coding sequence ATAAAATTGCGAATTTATATTGCTTTATTTTTGTCTTTTTGTTTGCTAAAAGCTGAAGTTTTTTTTGATTACACCTATAAATTTACTTTAAAAAAAGATGAAAAAGCTAGAGTGCAAATTAAAGAGCTAGATTATCCTGATGAAATATATTTTTTTGATTTTTCATGGACCCTGTTTGATCAAACTAATATTATAGTTCATTCAAAATATAAAAAATATCCAAGGCAGTTTGTTATGTCTTTGCGAAGGAATTTAAATTGGGTAGATCAAACTTTAGTTCCTGATTATACTAATCCTCACATTGATAGAGCAAGGTTGATTTTAGAATTTACAAATTATAATAAAGGTGAAGCTATTTTTAGTGTATATATAGAAGATAAGGATAAAAAACTTGAGGTTAAATTTTTAGACCCTAGAAAACCTCCTCTTAACTAA
- a CDS encoding DUF2018 family protein, whose product MDIFDEMFAKTPKEKFIETIKHANLGALEKVMDQLLADHIAMIELLEKQNLNENDVSNFQMENSLLIDERKNDFYIGISAQILGHEG is encoded by the coding sequence ATGGATATTTTTGATGAAATGTTTGCCAAAACTCCAAAAGAAAAATTTATAGAAACTATAAAACATGCAAATTTAGGTGCTTTAGAAAAAGTTATGGATCAATTATTAGCCGATCACATCGCTATGATAGAACTTTTAGAAAAACAAAATTTAAATGAAAACGATGTGTCAAATTTTCAAATGGAAAATTCTTTGCTAATAGATGAAAGAAAGAATGATTTTTATATAGGAATTAGTGCTCAGATTTTAGGTCATGAAGGATAA
- a CDS encoding HAD family hydrolase, translating into MINVIFDMDGTLIDSANAIVCAVNEIRMDLNLTPLDRDFVLKTINTPDQDYAKILYGITQYSHTSFKKGYEKYFLKHYDKSVVLFDGVVEVLDFCKKNDCYLAIATNAPQESLVPILKKHKILSYFDKILGVSYGIEPKPNPMMLNLIIDEAKYKRSIFIGDSLKDKLCAKNAKIDYINVSWQQDIKEEYEANDKNSLMVKIKKFIGE; encoded by the coding sequence TTGATAAATGTAATTTTTGATATGGATGGCACTTTGATTGATAGTGCTAATGCTATTGTTTGTGCGGTTAATGAAATTAGGATGGATTTAAATTTGACTCCACTAGATAGGGACTTTGTACTTAAAACTATAAACACCCCTGATCAAGATTATGCAAAAATTTTATATGGAATTACGCAATATTCTCACACAAGTTTTAAAAAAGGATATGAAAAATATTTTCTAAAACATTATGATAAAAGTGTAGTTCTTTTTGATGGAGTTGTTGAAGTGCTTGATTTTTGTAAAAAAAATGATTGTTACTTAGCCATTGCTACAAATGCACCACAAGAAAGTTTAGTTCCGATTCTAAAAAAACATAAAATATTATCTTATTTTGATAAAATTTTAGGAGTAAGTTATGGTATAGAACCAAAACCAAACCCTATGATGCTCAATTTGATTATTGATGAAGCAAAATATAAAAGAAGTATTTTTATAGGTGATAGTTTAAAAGATAAACTTTGTGCCAAAAATGCTAAAATAGACTATATAAATGTATCATGGCAACAAGATATAAAAGAAGAATATGAGGCTAATGATAAAAATAGTCTTATGGTAAAAATTAAAAAATTTATAGGAGAGTAA
- a CDS encoding glutathione-regulated potassium-efflux system protein KefB, with the protein MEEFLTLFLTAVAVAVVLNVILKKFGIPTIIGYIATGLFVREFYGFSTNEIVIHVAEFGIVFLMFTIGLEFSFKHLLAMKKEVFLNGSLQMLTCGLVCTLLVTYVLGVASHIAMIAGFALALSSTAIVLKILNDNGDINQEYGRKALGILLFQDIAVIPLLIMIDIFSSENADIYKLLFTTLVSAVILLVLLYFIGKYLFSYILKFIIRTNANEIFIAAILFTVIGASFLAHFFGFSYSLGAFVAGALIAETQYKHKIEADLIPFRDLLLGFFFVSVGLQIDFHLVFENWFLICSFVSLVLFVKFVVIYGLLKLYTRKRVALKTALSVSQIGEFALAVFSLMQVHTLIDEKTAQIFIIVSITTMIATPFILNNIRKIADVAQGEEGDMAKFYLCDQKIKNHFIIFGYARLGQEVVQKIKKTGIPYVVLESDLNLVELGRSRNENVYFANVAQIETLKIANIEECSVAIITINNEAKLEMLYQVLSNLKKPIQTVLKTSGSGSKIIFPHTDKNLHIINQEVSIARNLVQEALQCRINTGAVE; encoded by the coding sequence GTGGAAGAATTTTTAACCTTATTTTTAACTGCGGTTGCGGTTGCGGTAGTTTTAAATGTTATACTAAAAAAATTTGGTATTCCCACGATCATAGGATACATAGCTACAGGTTTATTTGTACGAGAATTTTATGGTTTTAGTACAAATGAAATCGTCATTCACGTAGCAGAATTTGGTATAGTATTTTTAATGTTTACTATAGGCTTAGAATTTTCATTTAAACATCTTTTGGCTATGAAAAAAGAAGTATTTTTAAATGGAAGTTTGCAAATGCTAACTTGTGGTTTAGTTTGTACTTTGCTAGTTACTTATGTTTTAGGAGTTGCAAGCCATATTGCTATGATAGCAGGATTTGCACTTGCTTTATCTTCTACGGCTATTGTATTAAAGATATTAAATGATAATGGCGATATCAATCAAGAATATGGAAGAAAAGCTTTAGGGATACTTCTTTTTCAAGATATAGCAGTTATTCCTTTGCTTATAATGATAGATATTTTTAGTTCTGAGAATGCTGATATTTATAAACTACTCTTTACTACTTTAGTAAGTGCAGTCATCTTACTTGTATTATTGTATTTTATAGGAAAATATCTTTTTTCTTATATTTTAAAATTTATTATTAGAACTAATGCTAATGAAATTTTTATTGCTGCTATACTTTTTACTGTTATAGGTGCTAGTTTTTTAGCGCATTTTTTTGGTTTTTCTTATTCATTAGGAGCTTTTGTAGCAGGAGCACTTATAGCAGAAACTCAATATAAACACAAAATAGAAGCAGATTTAATTCCTTTTAGAGATTTACTTTTAGGATTTTTCTTTGTAAGCGTTGGATTGCAAATTGATTTTCATCTAGTTTTTGAAAACTGGTTTTTAATATGCTCTTTTGTAAGTTTGGTATTATTTGTTAAATTTGTAGTAATTTATGGACTTTTAAAGCTTTACACAAGAAAAAGAGTGGCTTTAAAAACCGCTTTAAGTGTCTCTCAAATAGGAGAATTTGCATTAGCTGTTTTTTCATTAATGCAAGTACATACTTTAATTGATGAAAAAACTGCACAGATTTTTATTATAGTTTCCATTACTACTATGATAGCAACACCTTTTATCTTAAATAATATTAGAAAAATAGCAGATGTTGCCCAAGGTGAAGAAGGAGATATGGCTAAATTTTATTTGTGTGATCAAAAAATTAAAAATCATTTTATCATTTTTGGTTATGCAAGATTAGGTCAAGAAGTAGTTCAAAAAATTAAAAAAACAGGTATTCCATATGTAGTTTTAGAAAGTGACTTAAATTTAGTCGAACTTGGACGCAGTAGAAATGAAAATGTTTATTTTGCAAATGTAGCTCAAATTGAAACTTTAAAAATAGCGAACATAGAAGAATGTTCTGTTGCAATCATTACCATTAACAACGAAGCAAAGCTTGAAATGTTATATCAAGTGCTTTCTAATCTTAAAAAACCTATACAAACTGTTTTAAAAACTAGCGGTAGTGGTTCTAAAATTATTTTTCCTCATACTGACAAAAATTTGCATATTATAAATCAAGAAGTTTCTATTGCTAGAAATTTAGTTCAAGAAGCTTTACAATGTAGAATTAATACCGGTGCTGTAGAATGA
- a CDS encoding heat shock protein transcriptional repressor HspR yields the protein MQHSYDEPVYLISVVAKVLSIHPQTLRQYEREGLVEPSRTDGKMRLYSQKDIDRIKMILRLTRDLGVNLAGVDVILKLKTKIDEFENTIEELRLELDKKENPSKSRAVVKHRSNFDLIFLEKIK from the coding sequence ATGCAGCATAGTTATGATGAACCAGTTTACTTAATTAGCGTTGTAGCTAAAGTTTTAAGTATCCATCCTCAAACTTTAAGACAATATGAAAGAGAGGGTTTGGTAGAACCAAGTCGAACAGATGGAAAAATGAGACTTTATTCTCAAAAAGATATAGATAGAATTAAAATGATTTTGCGTCTTACAAGAGATTTGGGTGTTAATTTAGCCGGTGTAGATGTAATATTAAAACTCAAAACAAAAATAGATGAATTTGAAAATACTATCGAAGAATTAAGATTAGAACTTGATAAAAAAGAGAATCCTTCAAAATCAAGAGCGGTGGTAAAACACAGAAGTAATTTTGATTTAATATTTTTAGAAAAAATTAAATAA
- a CDS encoding co-chaperone-curved DNA binding protein A: MSNSLYDTLGVSKNASTDDIKKAYRRLARQYHPDINKEAGAEDKFKEINAAYEILSDEKKRSQYDRYGDSMFGGQSFQDFSRNAGGADINDILKNIFGGGFGGFSSNNNFRSGFGGFGGFEEDLDLQASIKIPFEKGILGGEHTISIQGEQIKIKIPHGVKDGEKLRVRNKGKNSNGQRGDLILKIELEKSDEYTREDDDLYKNIEISLKTALFGDKISINTPRKEVKVTIPPNSKNNQKIRLKGYGVQNRKTDIYGDMYLILNVKLPDTNALDPEFLKILEEKLP, from the coding sequence ATGAGTAATAGCTTATACGATACTTTAGGTGTTTCTAAAAATGCAAGTACTGATGATATCAAAAAAGCGTATAGACGCCTAGCAAGACAATATCATCCAGATATCAACAAAGAAGCTGGAGCTGAAGACAAATTTAAAGAAATAAATGCTGCATACGAGATACTAAGTGATGAAAAAAAAAGAAGTCAATATGATAGATACGGCGATTCTATGTTTGGAGGACAAAGTTTTCAAGATTTTTCAAGAAATGCAGGTGGAGCTGATATAAATGATATATTAAAAAATATTTTTGGTGGAGGTTTTGGAGGATTTAGCTCTAATAATAATTTTAGAAGCGGTTTTGGTGGTTTTGGTGGTTTTGAAGAGGACTTGGATTTACAAGCTAGTATTAAAATTCCATTTGAAAAAGGAATTTTAGGTGGAGAACATACTATATCCATACAAGGTGAGCAAATAAAAATAAAGATTCCACACGGTGTTAAAGATGGGGAAAAGCTCCGCGTGCGAAATAAAGGAAAAAATTCAAATGGCCAAAGAGGAGATTTAATTTTAAAAATTGAACTTGAAAAAAGCGATGAATATACTAGAGAAGATGATGATTTATATAAAAATATAGAAATTAGTCTAAAAACTGCTCTTTTTGGAGATAAAATTAGCATAAATACTCCAAGAAAAGAAGTTAAAGTTACCATACCACCAAATTCTAAGAATAATCAAAAAATAAGACTTAAAGGTTATGGGGTGCAAAATAGAAAAACAGATATTTATGGAGATATGTATTTAATTTTAAATGTTAAGTTGCCAGATACAAATGCCTTAGATCCTGAATTTTTAAAAATTTTAGAAGAAAAACTACCATAA
- a CDS encoding DegQ family serine endoprotease codes for MKKIIISLIASTSLFSASIDFQQAEENLQRSLPANNTNTILSYHDSIQKVKNSVVNISTSQTVQNNSFGIDDFFNDPYFKQFFGFDLPKMPKNKKNKEVVGSLGSGVIVSSDGYIITNNHVIEGAEKITVNLPDSSVEYKAKLIGADPKTDLAVIKIDAKDLPAVVFANSDQLLEGDIVFALGNPFGVGSSVTSGIISALNKNNIGLNQYENFIQTDASINPGNSGGALVDSRGALVGINSAILSRSGGNNGIGFAIPSNMVKTIAQKLIENGKIERGYLGVAIGVLTQDIKKAYTNKDGALVTDVQRDSAAYNAGLKRGDLIIKVDKTTIKSPMDLKNYIGNIDPKQEIELSYERDNKIKTIKFMLNTDEKSMAYEKGYIDDLKLLELDSKNKQQYKIPENISGILVTEVISKSKAEQVGFEAGDIIVGVDQYEISNFKDLAKALELNKGKEYVKIWVNRGGLIRALLF; via the coding sequence ATGAAAAAAATTATTATTTCTTTAATAGCTTCGACAAGTTTATTTAGTGCAAGCATTGATTTTCAACAAGCAGAAGAAAATTTACAAAGATCTCTACCTGCAAATAATACAAACACTATACTTTCTTATCATGATTCTATTCAAAAAGTAAAAAATTCAGTTGTTAATATTTCTACAAGTCAAACGGTGCAAAATAATTCTTTTGGCATTGATGATTTTTTCAATGACCCATATTTTAAGCAATTTTTTGGTTTTGATCTTCCGAAAATGCCTAAAAACAAAAAAAATAAAGAAGTAGTAGGATCACTTGGTTCTGGGGTTATTGTTTCTAGTGATGGTTATATCATTACAAATAACCATGTAATAGAAGGAGCTGAAAAAATTACTGTTAATTTACCAGATTCTAGTGTGGAATATAAGGCTAAGTTAATAGGTGCTGATCCTAAGACTGATTTGGCGGTAATCAAAATAGATGCTAAAGATTTACCAGCTGTTGTTTTCGCAAATTCTGATCAGCTACTTGAAGGAGATATAGTTTTTGCTCTAGGAAATCCTTTTGGAGTTGGAAGTAGCGTAACAAGTGGTATTATTTCAGCTTTAAATAAAAATAATATCGGTTTAAATCAATATGAGAATTTCATACAAACTGATGCTTCTATTAACCCTGGAAATTCAGGTGGAGCTTTGGTAGATAGTCGTGGAGCTTTGGTAGGAATAAATTCAGCCATTCTTTCAAGAAGTGGTGGAAATAATGGCATAGGTTTTGCCATACCTTCAAATATGGTAAAAACTATAGCTCAAAAACTCATTGAAAATGGTAAAATTGAAAGAGGATATTTAGGTGTTGCCATAGGAGTTTTAACACAAGATATAAAAAAAGCTTACACAAATAAAGATGGTGCTTTAGTTACTGATGTACAAAGAGATTCAGCAGCATATAATGCTGGATTAAAAAGAGGAGATTTAATTATCAAAGTTGATAAAACTACTATAAAAAGCCCTATGGATTTAAAAAATTATATAGGAAATATAGATCCAAAACAAGAAATTGAACTAAGCTATGAAAGAGATAATAAAATTAAAACAATTAAATTTATGCTTAATACTGATGAAAAATCTATGGCATACGAAAAAGGTTACATAGATGATTTAAAACTCTTAGAGCTTGATTCTAAAAATAAACAACAATATAAAATTCCTGAAAACATTAGTGGTATTTTAGTGACTGAAGTTATTTCAAAATCTAAAGCAGAGCAAGTTGGGTTTGAAGCCGGAGATATTATTGTTGGTGTTGATCAATATGAAATATCAAATTTTAAAGATTTAGCTAAAGCTTTAGAGTTAAATAAAGGCAAAGAATATGTTAAAATTTGGGTAAATAGAGGCGGATTAATTAGAGCCTTGCTTTTTTAA
- a CDS encoding response regulator transcription factor, which translates to MINILMIEDDLELAEIIAEYLEQFDMKVDIAHEPYIGLSRLALNPYDLIILDLSLPGLDGLEVCEEIRKKYDTPIIISSARHDISDKVAALNLGADDYLPKPYNPQELQARIKSHLRRILNTKTAQAQVKKDLVYDKFKHTITMKDQEINFTNAEFDILSYLIKKEGGVVSREELVYNCSSISEDSSNKSIDVIISRIRQKIGDDPKTPKYIHSIRGIGYKLTQ; encoded by the coding sequence ATGATTAATATTTTAATGATAGAAGATGATTTAGAATTAGCTGAAATTATTGCTGAATATTTAGAGCAATTTGATATGAAAGTAGATATTGCCCATGAACCTTACATAGGACTTTCTAGGCTTGCTTTAAATCCTTATGATTTAATTATTTTGGATTTAAGTTTACCAGGACTTGATGGACTTGAAGTGTGTGAAGAAATTCGTAAAAAATATGATACACCTATTATTATTTCAAGTGCTAGACATGATATCAGCGATAAAGTTGCAGCACTTAATTTAGGTGCTGATGATTATTTGCCAAAACCATATAATCCTCAAGAGCTTCAAGCAAGAATTAAAAGTCATTTAAGAAGAATTTTAAATACAAAAACTGCTCAAGCACAAGTGAAAAAAGATCTAGTTTATGATAAATTCAAACACACTATAACGATGAAAGATCAAGAAATTAATTTTACTAATGCAGAATTTGATATTTTAAGTTATTTAATTAAAAAAGAAGGTGGTGTAGTAAGTCGAGAAGAGCTTGTATATAATTGCAGCTCTATAAGTGAAGATTCCAGTAATAAAAGTATAGATGTAATTATCAGTAGAATCAGACAAAAAATTGGAGATGATCCTAAAACTCCAAAGTATATTCATTCAATTAGAGGTATAGGATATAAACTAACTCAATGA
- a CDS encoding ArsS family sensor histidine kinase, translated as MNKSSIFYTITFVFLLAITSVILAFLWLIKYDQQNYTNELNAKYSFVANSRLLYLNNVISEKEFQEQTKNYKMVEIIRPNSIKNIIYKAETIARAQTSTAIVEIITLQDNIYLKIIYNGRLFLYKDLEYQGYRYLVIKLIAVIVVMVLMTLYLFIIRKLKPLRALKRQIDKFGQNKLDEIQNVSRGNDEISQVATAFYESILRIQKLNSSRQFFLRNIMHELKTPITKGLITLEMLEDSKYKERLVGAFNRLEVLINEFAAIEQITSGSQLINLKKYNILDLLDEAKDIAMNDDNKIKISIKESFSINVDFKLFTTAMKNMIDNGIKYSDENKVTIEITKEYLCFKNIGKALDKDLKYYTQAFTQGKKNKDSFGLGLYIVKTILDSHKLTLFYEYKDGYNYFYFKNLENIIQI; from the coding sequence ATGAATAAATCATCAATATTTTACACCATTACTTTTGTATTTTTATTAGCTATTACTAGCGTAATACTAGCATTTTTATGGCTTATTAAATATGATCAGCAAAATTATACCAATGAGCTTAATGCTAAGTATTCTTTTGTGGCAAATTCAAGATTGTTATATCTTAATAATGTAATTAGTGAAAAAGAATTTCAAGAGCAAACTAAAAACTATAAAATGGTGGAAATTATAAGACCAAATTCCATCAAAAACATTATTTATAAAGCTGAAACTATCGCTAGAGCTCAAACTAGCACAGCTATTGTGGAGATTATTACCCTACAAGATAATATATACTTGAAAATTATTTACAATGGCAGACTTTTTTTATATAAAGATTTAGAATATCAAGGCTATAGGTATCTTGTAATAAAATTAATAGCAGTAATTGTAGTTATGGTTTTAATGACTTTGTATCTTTTTATTATAAGAAAATTAAAACCTTTAAGAGCTTTAAAAAGACAAATTGATAAATTTGGACAAAATAAATTAGATGAAATACAAAATGTTAGTAGAGGAAATGACGAAATTTCACAGGTTGCAACAGCATTTTATGAGTCTATTTTAAGAATTCAAAAACTTAATTCTTCAAGGCAATTTTTTCTAAGAAATATAATGCACGAACTAAAAACTCCAATTACCAAAGGATTGATTACTTTAGAAATGCTTGAAGATAGTAAATATAAAGAAAGGTTAGTGGGAGCTTTTAATCGTCTTGAAGTGCTCATTAATGAATTTGCAGCAATTGAACAAATTACTTCAGGATCTCAATTAATAAATTTAAAAAAATATAATATTTTAGATTTATTAGATGAAGCTAAAGATATTGCAATGAATGATGATAACAAAATAAAAATTAGCATTAAAGAAAGTTTTAGTATAAATGTCGATTTTAAACTTTTTACCACTGCTATGAAAAATATGATAGACAATGGTATAAAATATTCTGATGAAAATAAAGTAACCATAGAGATCACAAAAGAATATTTGTGCTTTAAAAATATAGGTAAAGCCTTAGACAAAGACTTAAAATATTATACTCAAGCTTTCACTCAAGGAAAGAAAAATAAAGACAGCTTTGGACTTGGTCTTTATATAGTAAAAACTATATTAGATTCTCACAAACTCACTCTTTTTTATGAATATAAAGATGGTTACAATTATTTTTATTTTAAAAATTTAGAAAATATTATTCAAATTTAG